The Aureispira anguillae genome contains a region encoding:
- a CDS encoding NAD(P)/FAD-dependent oxidoreductase yields MAKDKEHVVIIGNGISGVTAARFIRKLSDKKITIISGETKYFFSRTALMYIYMGHMKFENTQPYEPWFWEKNRIDLVFDYVDGVNTRTKELSMRKGDVISYDKLIIACGSIPNRFGWPGQDLEAVQGMYSYQDLEGMEKYSKDLERAVIVGGGLIGLEMAEMFQSRNIPVTFLVREPSYWNAVMPKGESEMINRHIKEHHIDLRLSTELKEILPDAQGRARAIVTNTGEEIPCQFVGLTAGVSPNVKFLKESEHCDIDIQRGVLVNDYLETTAPDVYALGDCAQMMNPLPGRRPIEAIWYTGRMMGETVAHTICGNRTAYQPRLWFNSAKFLDIEYQVYGTVLANPPENHVNLYWEHEEGRKSVRLVFDKASKAVLGFNLMGIRYRHEVCEKWIQDNTHIEEVLQNLSLANFDPEFFDEYEAAIVAQYNQAFNTQLKLKQKRSLTAALRFLKGKLASSK; encoded by the coding sequence ATGGCGAAAGATAAGGAACATGTTGTGATTATAGGGAATGGAATTAGTGGCGTTACTGCTGCACGATTTATCCGAAAATTAAGTGATAAAAAAATTACTATAATTTCAGGAGAAACAAAGTATTTTTTCTCTAGAACAGCTTTGATGTATATTTATATGGGGCATATGAAGTTTGAAAATACCCAGCCCTATGAACCATGGTTTTGGGAAAAAAATCGCATTGACTTGGTGTTTGATTATGTAGATGGGGTCAATACTAGAACCAAAGAATTATCCATGCGTAAAGGCGATGTCATAAGTTATGATAAATTAATAATCGCTTGTGGTTCTATTCCGAATCGTTTTGGTTGGCCAGGGCAAGATCTAGAAGCTGTTCAAGGGATGTATAGCTATCAAGACTTAGAGGGAATGGAAAAGTACAGCAAAGACTTAGAACGAGCGGTGATTGTTGGGGGAGGTTTGATTGGCTTGGAGATGGCAGAAATGTTTCAATCTAGAAATATCCCTGTTACCTTTTTAGTTCGGGAGCCTAGTTATTGGAATGCTGTTATGCCCAAAGGAGAATCCGAAATGATAAACCGCCACATTAAGGAACATCATATTGATTTGCGTCTTAGCACAGAACTTAAAGAAATTTTGCCTGATGCCCAAGGAAGGGCAAGAGCCATTGTCACCAATACAGGAGAAGAAATTCCTTGCCAGTTTGTAGGACTAACGGCAGGAGTGAGTCCCAATGTCAAATTTTTAAAGGAATCAGAACATTGTGATATTGATATACAGCGTGGTGTTTTAGTAAATGATTATTTGGAAACAACAGCTCCAGACGTTTATGCACTTGGAGATTGTGCTCAAATGATGAATCCCCTGCCAGGGCGTCGTCCAATAGAGGCAATTTGGTATACTGGGCGTATGATGGGCGAAACCGTTGCGCATACCATTTGCGGGAACCGAACAGCTTATCAACCTAGATTGTGGTTTAATTCTGCTAAATTTTTAGATATTGAATATCAAGTCTATGGAACGGTACTGGCGAACCCTCCCGAAAATCATGTTAATCTTTATTGGGAGCATGAAGAGGGACGAAAAAGTGTCCGTTTAGTTTTTGATAAAGCGTCCAAAGCTGTTTTAGGGTTTAATTTGATGGGAATTCGATACCGCCATGAAGTTTGCGAAAAATGGATTCAAGACAACACACATATTGAGGAGGTGCTCCAAAACTTGAGCTTGGCGAATTTTGATCCAGAATTTTTTGATGAATATGAAGCAGCTATTGTGGCGCAGTACAATCAAGCATTTAATACCCAACTCAAACTCAAACAAAAACGAAGTCTCACTGCTGCTTTACGTTTCTTAAAAGGCAAATTAGCAAGCTCTAAATAA
- a CDS encoding DUF547 domain-containing protein, protein MKRISIYLMFFLAFYSTSIKGQTLNAFFEQSNLFFTTYAHHNRVQYKVLQNDGDLLNTLTDQLAKIDLKEATVIEQKAFYINAYNLLVIKNIVVHYPIASPNEIVEFWDELTHEIAGERYTLERLKEKILAQFSDPLLHFVLVDGTVSAAPIANFAYMPTKLKEQLENRTIEALNSSKFIEYNQSLEEVVVPALFKAYPNSFQPSILGFINQYRVQKIPTEAQLRYAFYDGTINAFYENTAAIVQKKNKKKKKNKIAYSPLAQVITLPKGSTELSLFNSIYTVTYGDKVLGSRNSYFNSYFTAFHGITGKLDIGATFLLRSSRENDLYETSPFKVFEFERTPIQTNYRSSGTYSDWGLSHIGFQVRFAPFKNINLSFEQGLLLPVQNLPKENTVDNSLYSITQVYYIQPFSAQLQLFLALTYWQPIRSGETFKFQPPLLRGFLNYFATPRFSVFVTTMYFLEWGAGVKFMLTPKFEIQAMYSYYLPIPGAYDVFSSGATSIMTYNMGLRYRF, encoded by the coding sequence ATGAAACGAATTAGTATATATTTGATGTTTTTCCTTGCCTTTTACTCAACAAGTATAAAAGGGCAAACTTTGAATGCTTTTTTTGAGCAGTCCAATTTATTTTTCACTACTTATGCACATCATAATAGAGTACAATATAAGGTACTACAAAATGATGGTGACTTGTTAAATACATTAACAGATCAGCTTGCAAAAATTGATTTAAAAGAGGCGACCGTTATAGAGCAAAAAGCTTTTTATATCAATGCTTATAACTTATTAGTTATAAAAAATATAGTGGTTCATTATCCTATTGCATCTCCTAATGAAATTGTTGAATTCTGGGATGAGTTAACGCATGAAATAGCAGGAGAACGCTATACTTTAGAAAGGTTAAAAGAAAAAATTTTAGCTCAGTTCTCAGATCCTTTGTTGCATTTTGTTTTGGTAGATGGGACGGTTAGTGCTGCTCCTATTGCCAATTTTGCTTATATGCCTACAAAATTGAAGGAACAGCTTGAAAATAGAACCATAGAAGCCTTAAACAGTTCTAAATTTATTGAGTATAATCAATCCTTAGAAGAAGTTGTAGTCCCAGCATTATTTAAGGCATACCCAAATAGTTTTCAGCCTTCCATACTTGGTTTTATTAATCAATATAGAGTGCAGAAAATTCCAACAGAAGCACAACTAAGATATGCTTTTTATGATGGGACAATTAATGCTTTTTATGAGAACACAGCGGCAATTGTTCAAAAGAAAAACAAAAAAAAGAAGAAAAATAAAATAGCTTATTCTCCTTTAGCACAGGTGATTACATTGCCAAAAGGATCAACGGAGTTATCTTTGTTTAATAGTATTTATACCGTAACTTATGGAGATAAAGTCTTGGGATCAAGAAACTCTTATTTCAACAGTTACTTTACCGCTTTTCATGGTATAACAGGAAAATTGGACATAGGAGCAACCTTTTTATTAAGATCATCTAGAGAAAATGATCTTTATGAGACTTCTCCATTTAAGGTTTTTGAATTTGAACGAACGCCCATACAAACTAATTATAGATCTTCAGGAACGTATTCAGATTGGGGATTATCTCACATTGGTTTTCAGGTACGTTTTGCGCCATTTAAAAATATTAATTTGTCTTTTGAGCAAGGGCTTTTATTGCCTGTTCAAAATTTGCCCAAAGAAAATACAGTAGATAATAGTTTGTATAGCATAACACAAGTTTATTACATACAGCCTTTTTCAGCGCAATTACAATTGTTTTTGGCACTGACTTATTGGCAACCTATTCGATCTGGTGAAACGTTTAAATTTCAACCACCTTTGTTGAGGGGCTTTTTAAATTATTTTGCTACTCCTAGGTTTTCGGTATTTGTTACTACCATGTACTTTTTGGAATGGGGAGCGGGCGTTAAATTTATGTTGACCCCAAAGTTTGAAATACAAGCTATGTATAGTTACTATTTGCCAATACCAGGAGCATATGATGTGTTCTCATCTGGGGCAACATCTATCATGACTTATAATATGGGGCTTCGTTATCGATTTTAG
- a CDS encoding DUF547 domain-containing protein: MKCFKFFFFIAFFSASSTFAQDLNSFFEDTDAFFVKYVNDNKVQYQLIKEDSEALTKLTNFIAAADVSTYTDVERKAFYINSYNLLVIKTVVDHYPIAQPLEVAGFFDGIKQKVAGKKITLNNLEQKELLQKYKDARLHFVLVCAAVSCPPIANYAYQPNQLEEQLEQRTRSAINDNQFIKVDDFAGKVELSKIFEWYAADFKPNAKSFINKYRTAALPTDAKTSYYVYNWTLNDASVMAKETASSETKSETDFEPIIAAATMPKNTFELNTFHTLYTSNYGDRDYGNRGSYFSSLFLFSYGLTGRFDIGVDFILKSYRANDIFSSSPFRALEFRKGVDSVTTPGGSRFAAISDFGLTHLGPRVRFAPFKKIGLSFEQAFYFPITGIPAGNTVDPALYWVTQIYYDKQFNSKFGLFVALTFWQPITPGQQFKFQVPYLKAFFSWYASKRFTLYATTTTFTEWGAGAKFLITPQFEIQALYTYYVPIPGLSEIYTGNGAKNVMTFNLGIRYRTSIVTK; encoded by the coding sequence ATGAAGTGTTTTAAGTTTTTTTTCTTTATTGCCTTTTTTAGCGCTAGCAGTACGTTTGCACAAGATTTAAATTCCTTTTTTGAGGATACAGATGCTTTTTTTGTAAAATATGTCAATGATAATAAAGTACAATATCAATTAATAAAGGAAGACTCAGAAGCCTTAACAAAATTAACCAATTTTATTGCAGCAGCAGATGTTTCTACTTATACAGATGTAGAGCGAAAGGCGTTCTATATCAATAGTTATAACCTGTTGGTAATTAAGACAGTTGTTGATCACTATCCTATTGCTCAACCTTTGGAGGTAGCTGGTTTTTTTGACGGCATCAAACAAAAGGTAGCAGGCAAAAAAATCACGCTGAACAATCTTGAACAGAAGGAGTTATTACAAAAATACAAAGATGCCCGATTGCATTTTGTATTGGTTTGTGCTGCTGTAAGCTGTCCTCCTATTGCAAATTATGCTTACCAACCCAATCAATTAGAAGAGCAGTTAGAACAGCGGACTCGCAGTGCAATCAATGATAATCAATTTATTAAGGTTGATGATTTTGCAGGAAAAGTAGAACTTTCCAAAATTTTCGAGTGGTATGCGGCAGATTTTAAACCGAATGCAAAATCGTTTATTAATAAATATAGAACAGCAGCCCTGCCTACTGATGCCAAAACAAGTTATTATGTCTATAATTGGACGTTGAACGATGCTAGTGTTATGGCAAAAGAGACCGCTAGTTCAGAGACCAAATCAGAGACTGATTTTGAGCCCATTATTGCTGCGGCAACAATGCCTAAAAACACATTTGAGCTAAATACTTTTCATACCCTCTATACCTCTAATTATGGAGATAGAGATTATGGAAATAGAGGCTCTTATTTTTCCAGCCTGTTTTTATTTTCTTATGGTCTAACAGGAAGATTTGATATAGGAGTCGATTTTATTTTAAAATCGTATAGAGCAAATGATATCTTTAGTAGTTCTCCCTTTCGAGCGTTGGAATTTAGAAAAGGAGTGGATAGTGTAACAACACCTGGAGGGAGTCGATTTGCAGCAATTTCTGATTTTGGATTAACACACTTAGGACCAAGAGTACGATTTGCTCCGTTTAAAAAAATCGGCTTATCGTTTGAGCAGGCTTTTTATTTTCCAATAACAGGTATTCCTGCTGGGAATACCGTCGATCCTGCACTTTATTGGGTTACCCAAATTTATTATGACAAACAATTTAATTCTAAATTTGGATTATTTGTAGCATTAACTTTTTGGCAGCCCATTACACCAGGGCAGCAATTTAAATTTCAGGTACCATATCTAAAAGCATTCTTTAGTTGGTATGCCAGTAAACGATTTACACTATATGCTACAACAACTACTTTTACAGAGTGGGGAGCAGGTGCTAAATTTTTGATTACACCTCAATTTGAAATACAAGCTTTATATACCTATTACGTTCCTATTCCTGGCTTATCAGAAATATATACAGGAAATGGGGCTAAAAACGTAATGACATTTAATTTGGGAATCCGTTACAGAACGAGTATCGTCACTAAATAA
- a CDS encoding THUMP domain-containing class I SAM-dependent RNA methyltransferase, with protein MINEYIAKTFLGLEGVLEQELQQLGAKRTKKLSRAVAFDGDLELLYKANLNLRTALRILHPLETDVVRNQKQLYAFAHGINWLRWFTPQQTFAITAKAIKAPEFNNSTFVALKVKDAIVDQFRRLTGARPSIDKNNPDVLIDVHLFKDKCTISIDSSGESLHRRGYRNSGHRAPLNEVLAAGMVLLSGWDINTPLIDPFCGSGTILTEAATYAYNIAPNIKREKFGFCAWKNFDAKLWERVWLEAKVGKRDFEGKIIGSDISPKIIKYAREHVVAAGVDDCIRLSAKSFTERTVPKGPGTLIANPPYGERLNFSDIEELYQEIGDKLKSDYTGYNAWLISSVKNFNRFIGLRPSKKMVLFNGGLECQLMKFEMYQGSKRADK; from the coding sequence ATGATAAATGAATATATAGCTAAAACCTTTTTGGGATTAGAAGGTGTTTTAGAGCAAGAGTTGCAACAATTAGGGGCAAAACGTACCAAAAAACTATCTAGAGCAGTTGCTTTTGATGGCGATTTAGAGTTGTTGTATAAAGCAAATCTAAATCTGAGAACAGCCCTAAGAATCTTACATCCATTAGAGACCGATGTCGTTCGAAATCAAAAGCAGTTGTATGCATTTGCTCATGGGATTAATTGGTTGCGTTGGTTTACGCCTCAACAAACGTTTGCTATAACGGCCAAAGCAATCAAAGCACCTGAATTTAATAATTCAACTTTTGTTGCCTTAAAAGTTAAGGACGCTATTGTTGATCAATTTAGAAGATTGACGGGCGCAAGACCTTCTATCGATAAGAACAACCCAGATGTTCTCATTGATGTTCATTTGTTTAAAGATAAATGTACTATTTCCATAGATAGCTCTGGTGAATCGTTGCATCGTCGTGGTTATCGAAATAGCGGTCACCGTGCACCGTTGAATGAGGTTTTAGCAGCAGGGATGGTTTTGCTTTCAGGATGGGATATTAATACGCCTTTAATTGACCCCTTTTGTGGTTCGGGAACGATTTTAACAGAAGCAGCTACTTATGCTTATAATATTGCTCCTAATATTAAGCGTGAAAAATTTGGCTTTTGTGCTTGGAAAAACTTTGATGCTAAATTATGGGAACGGGTTTGGTTAGAAGCAAAAGTGGGCAAACGTGATTTTGAAGGCAAAATCATAGGCTCGGACATCTCCCCAAAGATTATTAAATATGCGAGAGAACATGTAGTGGCAGCAGGAGTAGATGATTGTATTCGCTTATCGGCAAAGTCATTTACAGAACGAACGGTTCCTAAAGGTCCTGGGACATTAATTGCCAATCCTCCTTATGGAGAACGACTTAATTTTTCGGACATTGAGGAACTTTATCAAGAGATTGGGGATAAATTAAAGTCAGATTACACGGGTTACAATGCTTGGCTGATTAGTTCTGTTAAAAATTTCAATCGTTTTATCGGATTAAGACCTTCCAAGAAAATGGTTTTATTTAATGGAGGTCTTGAGTGCCAATTGATGAAATTTGAAATGTACCAAGGCTCTAAACGAGCGGATAAATAG
- the mqnC gene encoding cyclic dehypoxanthinyl futalosine synthase, with protein MQVANLLQRALKLDYLTAEEGVFLFENATTAELMYVGNKIKQHHVPHNKVTWIIDRNSNTTNVCIANCKFCNFYRRPKHKEAYTTTIAEYRQKIDELFQFGGEQLLLQGGHHPDLGLDFYCNLFRELKTMYPTLKLHALGPPEIAHIAKLEQATHTEVLKALKEAGLDSLPGAGAEILNDRVRRRISRGKCSGREWLDVMEAAHQLDITTSATMMFGHIETNYERMEHMVWTREVQDKKPAHAKGFLAFISWPFMDEDTILQRLVNKRGTYTGDEYIRMVAMSRIMMPNIVNIQASWLTVGKQVAQACLHAGANDFGSIMIEENVVSAAGAAFRFTADGIQKAIKEAGFEPQLRNQQYEYRELPANIIQQQLDNKTMIVD; from the coding sequence ATGCAGGTAGCTAATTTGCTTCAACGCGCGCTCAAGCTAGATTATTTAACTGCTGAAGAAGGGGTATTTTTATTTGAAAATGCCACCACAGCAGAATTAATGTATGTAGGCAATAAGATTAAACAACACCATGTCCCTCATAACAAAGTTACATGGATTATTGATCGCAACTCAAACACCACAAATGTCTGCATTGCTAATTGCAAGTTTTGTAATTTTTACAGACGACCAAAACACAAAGAAGCCTACACCACGACTATTGCTGAATACCGCCAAAAAATTGATGAATTATTTCAATTTGGGGGTGAGCAATTACTCTTACAGGGGGGGCATCATCCAGATTTAGGTTTAGATTTTTATTGTAATCTATTTCGTGAGCTCAAGACCATGTATCCAACGCTTAAGTTACATGCCTTAGGACCACCAGAAATTGCCCATATTGCCAAACTGGAACAAGCTACACACACAGAAGTACTAAAAGCACTAAAAGAGGCTGGACTAGATTCTTTGCCTGGAGCTGGTGCAGAAATCTTAAATGATCGTGTCCGTAGAAGAATTTCACGAGGTAAATGTTCTGGGAGAGAATGGTTAGATGTTATGGAAGCGGCTCATCAATTGGATATAACAACGAGCGCAACCATGATGTTTGGACATATAGAAACCAATTATGAACGCATGGAACACATGGTTTGGACACGAGAAGTACAAGACAAAAAACCTGCCCATGCTAAAGGTTTTTTAGCTTTTATTTCTTGGCCATTTATGGACGAGGATACTATTTTGCAACGCCTAGTGAATAAACGAGGCACCTATACTGGTGATGAATACATTCGTATGGTAGCAATGAGTAGAATCATGATGCCTAATATTGTCAACATCCAAGCCTCTTGGCTAACAGTAGGAAAACAGGTTGCCCAAGCTTGTTTGCATGCAGGTGCCAATGACTTTGGCTCTATTATGATCGAAGAAAATGTTGTTTCTGCCGCTGGTGCTGCCTTCCGCTTTACGGCTGATGGTATTCAAAAAGCCATCAAAGAAGCAGGTTTTGAACCGCAATTGCGCAATCAACAGTATGAGTATCGTGAATTACCAGCCAATATCATTCAACAACAGTTAGACAATAAGACGATGATCGTTGATTAA
- a CDS encoding aldose 1-epimerase, with the protein MNKIAFSKDNNPLLNTCTLSNSKGTKAVIYPMLGASLQQLYMDGTPIINNIIASEGVPKLLNSSCSAILFPFANRINKGQYSYANQFYQLDCNEVARGHAIHGLVYKQEFSLVGSTSTEDEASVSFSYQQDGSAAGFPFPFNITLTYTLKKDSLALAVKVENRGTASFPFSLGWHPYFYSSDLEQSELYMESEERIDANEQMIPQQIIKEHFPNPLVLRKQEFDTGFVLKNTTIGYKTPDYQMNLRIGGHQDQQFVQLYIPAHRKSIAIEPMTAAADCYNNNWGVKTLKPNAIYQTTWFIEKR; encoded by the coding sequence ATGAATAAGATAGCATTTTCTAAGGATAACAATCCACTTTTAAATACTTGTACACTTTCTAATAGCAAAGGAACAAAGGCAGTTATATACCCTATGTTAGGAGCTTCTTTGCAGCAACTTTATATGGATGGAACTCCCATTATTAATAATATAATAGCATCTGAAGGTGTACCTAAACTGTTAAATAGTTCTTGTTCTGCCATTCTTTTTCCTTTTGCTAACCGAATAAATAAGGGGCAATACAGCTATGCTAACCAATTTTATCAATTAGATTGTAATGAAGTAGCAAGAGGGCATGCTATACATGGGTTGGTGTATAAGCAAGAATTTTCATTGGTTGGGTCAACCAGCACGGAAGATGAGGCTTCCGTTTCCTTTTCTTATCAACAAGATGGAAGCGCAGCGGGTTTTCCTTTTCCTTTTAATATTACACTTACTTATACCTTGAAAAAAGATAGCCTTGCGCTAGCCGTCAAAGTGGAGAATAGAGGAACCGCTAGTTTTCCATTTAGTTTGGGCTGGCATCCTTATTTTTATAGTTCAGACCTAGAGCAAAGTGAGCTTTATATGGAGAGTGAAGAACGAATTGATGCCAATGAACAAATGATCCCTCAGCAGATTATTAAGGAGCACTTTCCGAACCCACTGGTTTTAAGGAAACAGGAGTTTGATACTGGTTTTGTGCTAAAAAACACAACAATTGGATATAAAACACCTGATTATCAAATGAATCTAAGAATAGGAGGGCATCAAGATCAGCAATTTGTGCAATTATATATTCCTGCTCATCGAAAAAGTATAGCGATAGAGCCAATGACTGCCGCAGCAGATTGTTATAATAACAATTGGGGAGTCAAAACATTAAAACCGAATGCAATTTATCAGACAACTTGGTTTATTGAGAAGCGCTAA
- a CDS encoding SDR family oxidoreductase, producing MTQIKNRCVLITGGASGIGKLIAKRCLEQRAYKVILWDINEVNLLKTKSQFANLGYAVDTDVVDVANLEDIERASKKVKETYTTIDILFNNAGIVVGKSFVEHSHREISKTININTAALMHITREFLPEMIDQCEGHVINIASASGLIANPNMSVYAASKWAVIGWSESVRLEMERGETGVNVTTVMPSYISTGMFDGAKSPFMTPMLTPDYIVDKIMKAVKNNEIILQEPFMVKSVPILKGLLPQRMFDFIAGKIFGVHNTMDDFKGRPTKLAVPDKDKLSAQ from the coding sequence ATGACACAAATAAAAAACAGATGCGTACTAATTACAGGTGGAGCATCAGGAATTGGAAAACTTATTGCAAAACGTTGCTTAGAACAACGAGCCTATAAAGTTATTTTATGGGACATCAACGAAGTTAATTTATTAAAAACTAAGTCGCAATTTGCCAACTTAGGTTATGCCGTTGATACGGACGTAGTTGATGTCGCCAATTTAGAAGATATTGAACGTGCTTCCAAAAAGGTCAAAGAGACCTATACAACAATAGATATATTATTTAATAATGCAGGGATTGTTGTAGGGAAATCATTTGTTGAGCACAGCCATAGAGAGATTAGCAAAACCATTAATATCAATACTGCTGCATTAATGCATATTACTAGAGAGTTTTTACCCGAAATGATCGATCAGTGTGAAGGGCATGTTATTAATATTGCATCTGCTTCTGGTTTAATTGCCAACCCCAATATGTCTGTTTACGCAGCTAGCAAATGGGCTGTTATTGGTTGGTCAGAATCCGTTCGCTTAGAAATGGAGCGAGGCGAAACGGGGGTTAATGTAACCACAGTAATGCCAAGTTATATTAGTACGGGTATGTTTGATGGTGCCAAATCACCTTTTATGACACCAATGTTAACACCAGATTATATTGTTGACAAGATTATGAAAGCCGTCAAAAACAATGAGATTATCCTTCAAGAACCGTTTATGGTTAAATCAGTACCAATTCTGAAAGGCCTTTTACCTCAACGTATGTTTGATTTTATTGCGGGCAAAATATTTGGCGTACACAATACCATGGATGATTTTAAGGGGCGTCCTACAAAACTAGCAGTCCCTGATAAAGATAAATTATCTGCTCAATAA
- a CDS encoding diacylglycerol/lipid kinase family protein: MNTHKWYFIVNPVAGNSRGTKHWHKIQFLLERAGITYDFGVSGYPRHSTHLATYAISKGYRHIAAIGGDGTINEVINGIFNQTQVPTAEITFGVIPMGTGNDWVKTHKIPTNYKAAIRILKNNKTQKHDVGKVYYYTKEHQQKSRYFINVAGLAYDAFVTKASQNRPKYGSSQLYYLYLIARCISQYKPTPIKFIFDGEEITHNFFNITIGQCRYNGGGTNLVPHANPKDGLFAFTLFKDVKAWEVIFKAPKFYTGSITRHKEAFMAQAKHIRIEAPKETPAFVEVDGEWLGQSPIEFHMLASAINITIP; encoded by the coding sequence ATGAATACACATAAATGGTACTTCATTGTAAACCCAGTCGCTGGCAATAGTCGGGGCACCAAACATTGGCATAAGATCCAGTTTTTGCTAGAAAGAGCTGGAATTACTTATGATTTTGGAGTGAGTGGTTATCCTCGACATTCAACCCATTTAGCGACTTATGCTATATCAAAGGGCTATAGGCATATTGCTGCTATAGGTGGAGATGGAACTATTAATGAAGTAATAAATGGCATTTTTAACCAAACCCAAGTTCCCACAGCAGAAATTACATTTGGAGTTATTCCAATGGGCACAGGAAATGATTGGGTCAAGACGCACAAAATCCCCACGAACTACAAAGCTGCTATACGCATTTTAAAAAATAACAAAACGCAAAAACACGATGTAGGCAAAGTATACTATTATACAAAAGAACACCAACAAAAATCTCGGTACTTTATTAATGTGGCAGGTTTGGCCTATGATGCTTTTGTAACCAAAGCGAGTCAAAATCGCCCCAAATACGGCAGCAGTCAATTATATTACCTATACTTGATCGCTCGTTGCATTAGTCAGTACAAACCAACCCCAATCAAATTTATTTTTGATGGAGAAGAAATAACCCATAACTTTTTTAATATTACCATTGGGCAATGTCGCTACAATGGAGGTGGCACCAATCTAGTTCCCCATGCTAACCCCAAGGATGGTCTATTTGCATTTACTCTATTTAAAGATGTCAAAGCTTGGGAAGTCATCTTTAAAGCTCCAAAATTTTATACGGGGTCTATTACTCGACATAAAGAAGCTTTTATGGCGCAAGCCAAACACATTCGAATAGAAGCCCCTAAAGAAACGCCTGCTTTTGTAGAGGTAGATGGAGAATGGTTGGGTCAAAGCCCTATTGAGTTTCATATGTTGGCTTCTGCTATCAATATTACCATTCCTTAG
- a CDS encoding JAB-like toxin 1 domain-containing protein, with the protein MKTILTLVLIALVLSQAQLAQGITPLNSSHVYGVLDDYKVNENGKIKLAQQTKDTFDRLIFIAGKKGKLIYRPKDGKLLNPHLIIDKGVLSEMILLKRKSGKSGKEIFKGLKLNFKQQFNTAKRVFEFLADHTSIEWSLLSFSIEEQNRTYVYTTFRNDVEYFGSLKVHHLINCPLKIDSLIHYHNHPRTSVEAFGKYAFPSNSDLDFRDNILKKGIQQLEFKIRTDGIYVDYGSPEEWSKRNGEDWM; encoded by the coding sequence ATGAAAACTATTCTTACTCTAGTACTAATAGCCTTAGTATTGTCTCAAGCTCAATTAGCACAGGGAATTACCCCCCTTAACTCTAGCCATGTTTATGGTGTTCTAGATGATTATAAAGTCAATGAAAATGGAAAAATAAAATTGGCACAACAAACCAAAGATACCTTTGATCGGCTTATTTTTATAGCGGGTAAAAAAGGAAAATTAATTTACCGTCCCAAAGATGGAAAGCTCCTCAACCCTCACCTAATAATTGACAAAGGGGTTTTGTCAGAAATGATTTTGTTAAAAAGAAAATCAGGTAAATCGGGCAAAGAAATATTTAAAGGACTAAAATTAAATTTCAAACAGCAATTTAATACCGCAAAGCGAGTATTTGAGTTTTTGGCAGACCATACCTCAATTGAATGGTCTCTTTTGTCATTTAGTATCGAAGAACAGAATCGAACTTATGTCTACACTACCTTTAGAAATGATGTAGAGTATTTCGGGTCTCTTAAGGTACATCATCTGATTAATTGCCCCTTAAAAATAGATTCCTTAATACATTATCATAACCATCCAAGAACGTCTGTAGAAGCATTTGGGAAATATGCCTTTCCCTCTAATTCAGATTTAGATTTTAGAGATAATATTCTAAAAAAGGGCATACAACAATTGGAGTTCAAAATTCGAACAGATGGAATTTATGTTGACTATGGAAGTCCTGAAGAATGGAGTAAACGAAACGGAGAAGACTGGATGTAA